The window CGGGACCAGGCGGCGGCGGAGCGGCTGCGCATCCTCAACGAGTGGTTCGGGGTCTGGCGCTGCCGCACCATCTTCAACTGCGTGGAGGCCTGCCCGCGGGGCATCCAGATCACGCGGGCCATCGAGGAGGTCAAGCAGGCGATCTTAACCGGGCGGCTGGATTGATCCCATCGCAGGAGCGCAGCGGGGGCGCAGCGACGCTGCGCCCCCTACAATGCCTATGATGTCCGGCGATCCAGACGGCGCAACCGCTGGTAGCGGGGGATCCCCTGGAGCTCCTGCCAGCGGGCCTCCGCATCCCCCCAGCGCCATTCGTAGGTCACCCGCCCCTCCCCGTCCAGATACGCAAAGCGGGGCCCTGCCCCCAGGGAACGCTGGAGCGCTTCCACAACTTTGGGCAGATCCTGGTCCATGCGCAGGATCACATAACGGCGGGGCTCGAACTCGATCTCGAAGGCATGCCCGCGCCAGTAACCCCGATACCGGAAGGGCGGATCCTTTTGAAGCGGATCCACCGGCGAGACCCATGCCTCCTGCAGGCGCGCGAACCAGAGGCTCTGGCGGAGCTGCTCCGCCACCGCGCCCGCGCTGGGGCGCTTCTCCGCGTAGAACCAGTGGACCTCAGGGGGCACACCCGCAGTCATCCTTCCTTCCCTCCGATTGAAGATGAAGTGGGGATGCGGCGGCGCTGCGTCCCTTACCGCCGCACCGTTCATCCCGCCCAGGCCGGCCCGCGCCGGTAACAGATCAGGCGCTGGGATCGAGCCCGATGGGCCTTCAGGACCTCCTGGTAAAGCCCCAGAATGCGATCGGCGATGAGGGGCCAGGCGAACTCCTGGGCCCAGCGGCGGCCGCTCTCCCCCATCCGCCGCCGCAACCCCTCATCCCGCAACAGGCGGTCCAGAGCCCGGGCCAGGGCGATGGGCTGGCGCCGGGGGACCCGCAGGCCGGTCTCCCCGTGGCGGACCAGATAGACCAGCCCGCCGACCTCCGAGGCGATGACCGGCGTGCCGCAGGCCATGGCCTCCAGGGCCACCAGGCCGAAGGACTCGTAGTCCGAGGGCATCACCACCACATCCGCCGCGTTGTAATAATACGGCAGGGTCTCCTGGGCCTTCGCCCCCAGGAAGGTCACCAGATCCGAGACCCCCAGATCCTCCCGCAGCTGCTGCAGGCGGTGCATCTCCGCATCCGCAGGGGCGTCGGGATCGCCGCCGATGATCACCACCGCGAAATCCCGCGTCCAGGTCGGGCACTCCTGGGCCAGGATCGCCACCGCCCGCATCAGCGTCTCCAGCCCCTTCAACGGCTCGATCCGCCCCACGAAGAGGACGTAGCGTCGGTCCGGAGGGAACCCCAGCACCCGCCGCGCTTCCTCTTTGGGAAGCGGGCGGAACCGCTCGAGATCCACCCCCGGCGGGATCACGGAGATGTGGGAGGGCGTGGCGCCATACAGCCAGACCAGCTGGGCCTTCTCCACGGGAGTGGCGGCCACCAGCCGATCGACCTCCTGAACGATCCGCCGCTCCGCCTCCAGACGCTGGGGAGGCTCCTGCTCCTCCGGCCGCCGGGCGACCCGGTTCTTCATCCGACCCAGCGTGTGGAACATGTGGATCACCGGCGCGCGCCAGGCTGCCCGCAAAGACAGGGCCGCCAGGCCGGAGAGCCAGTAATGGCTGTGGATCACATCGTACGTGAGGCCCTCCCGCTCCGCGAAGCGCCGAACCCACTCGACGAACTCCGGCAGGTGCGGAAGGATGCGGGCCTTCTCCAGAGGGGCCTCCGGCCCGGCCGGGACGTGGATCACCCGTCCGCCGGGGCCCAGATCATGGACGATATGGGGGAGATGCGGGTTCTGGGAGCGGGTGAACACATCCACCGCGATGCCCCGGCGGGCCAGCTCCCGGGTCAGCTCCCGCACGTAAACGTTCATACCCCCGGTGTCCTTGCCGCCCAGGGTCGCCAGGGGACAGGTGTGCACACTGAGCATGGCCACGCGGCGCACCGCCATCCCATCGCCTCCCTATGCGTGGACTTCGGCGGAAGCGGAAACCGGAGCCGCCCGGAGCGGCTCCGGGGAGCGAGCCTTGCGGGCCAGGAAGAACGTCACCTTGGCGTCCACCTCCAGCCCCCCCAGCTCCCGGATGCGGGGCTCAAAGCGGGCCCAGACGGCCCGCCAGTCCGGCTTGTTCCGCCATCCGTAGGCGCGCTCCAGCCAGTCGCACTCGAACTGGATGAAGGCCTTCGCCTCATCCGGATCCAGGTTCACCCCGGTGGGGTAGAACTCCACCTGCTCCACCTGAAACCCCATCCGCTCCAGGGCAGCCCGGATCTCCGCTTTGGTGAAGAACCCGGCCCGGATGTATTGATAGATCTCGAGGGCGAGCCGCTGGGAGGGCGTCTCCGCGTCCTCCGGGGTGGTGGTGGCCAGGGCCAGCCATCCTCCCGGCTTCAGGACCCGACGGATCTCCCCGAAGAAACGGTGCAGGCTCGGGAGATCCAGGCAGATGTCCTGGAGCGCCAGGAACGTCCCCACCCCATCGAACGTCTCGCTGGGAAAGGCCAGCCGGTAGGCGTCCATTTGAACGAAGGCGCTGGAGCGGGATGAGAGATCCCGGGCGTGCTGTCGGGCCAGCTCCACCTCGCAGCGGGCCAGATCGATCCCCACCACCATCCCCGGGGATCCGGCCTTCTCGATCTCCAGCGCGAACCATCCATCCCCGGTCCCGACGTCCAGCCAGCGCTCCCCAGGGGCGATGGGGATCCGCTGGACGATCGCCCGACGCACCCCGTTGAGATCATCGTAGTAGCTCTGGAACTCCCGGATCACACGCAGGCCGCGCTCCCCCATCGATCGCTCCCTCCGCTGAGATTCAGACGTGGCGGATCTCCTCCGCCTTCTTCCTGTGCCGGCGCCTCCGGGCGATCAAAGGCGGGTGGAGCGGAGACGCCCCACCCGCCCGGATCCATCGGCGCCCATGCCGACGCAGGCCCTTCATCCTCCGCCGGACATCCCGGCCACGAAGCCGCCTTCGGTCATCTTCCGCACGTCCAGGACCTCATCGAGCTTCTCGGGCGGCATCAGGCCCATCTCCAGGACCACCTCCCGGATGGTGCGGTTCTCCGCCATCGCCTTCTTGACCACCTCCGCCGCCCGGTCGTAGCCGATGTAGGGCGTGAGGGCGGTGGCCAGGATGGCGTTCTTGTGCACCAGGGTCTCCATGTGCTCCCGGTTGGGCACGATGCCGCAGATGCATTTATCGGCCAGGACGGTGGCGGCGCTCGCCAGGATGTGGATGGATTGCAGCAGGTTGTGGGCGATCACCGGAAGGGCCACGTTGAGCTCGAAGTTCCCTGAGGCCCCGGCCATGTTGATGACCACATCGTTGCCCATCACCTGCATGCAGACCATCATCACCGCCTCGGGGATCACCGGGTTGATCTTCCCGGGCATGATCGAAGAGCCCGGCTGCAGGGCGGGGAGGCGGATCTCCGCCAGGCCCGCCTGAGGGCCCGAGTTCATCCAGCGCAGGTCGTTGGCGATCTTATAGAGCGAGACCGCCACCGTCTTCAGCTGCCCGCTGAGCTCCACCGCCGCGTCCTGGGCCGCCTGGGCCTCGAAGTGGTTCTCCGCCTCGCGGAACGGCAGGCCGGTCTCCTCGCGCAACGCCGCCGCGATGCGCTGACCGAACTCCGGATGGGTGTTGATGCCGGTCCCCACCGCCGTCCCGCCCAGAGCCAGCTCCGCCATGTGCGGCAGGGCCGCCTCAATGCGCCGGATGCCATGTTCGATCTGGCTGGCGTAGCCCGAGAACTCCTGCCCCAGGCGGACCGGCATGGCGTCCATCAGGTGCGTGCGGCCGGTCTTGACGATGTCGTCGAACTCCCGGGCCTTATCCGCCAGCACCTCGTGGAGATGCCGCAGGGCCGGGAGCAGCCGCTCATGGACGGCCAGGTAGGCCGAGATGTGGATGGCGGCCGGGATGACGTCGTTGGAGGACTGGCCCAGGTTCACATGGTCGTTGGGATGCACCTCCTTCGAGCCGATGGCCCCGCCCAGGATCTGGATCGCCCGGTTGGCGATGACCTCGTTGGCGTTCATGTTGGTCGAGGTCCCTGAGCCGGTCTGGAAGATGTCCAGCGGGAAGTGATCATCCAGCTTCCCCTCGATGACCTCCCGGGCCGCCTGCATGATCGCGTTCGCCCGGCGCTCATCCAGCAGGCCCAGATCCCGGTTGACCCGCGCGGCGCAGTATTTGATCAGCCCCAGGGCGCGGATGAAATCCCGGTGGAACCGGATCCCGCTGATGGGGAAGTTCTCGATGGCCCGCTGGGTCTGCGCCCCCCACAGGGCATGGGCGGGGACTCGCACCTCGCCCAGCGAATCCCGCTC is drawn from Thermoflexus hugenholtzii and contains these coding sequences:
- a CDS encoding glycosyltransferase, with translation MAVRRVAMLSVHTCPLATLGGKDTGGMNVYVRELTRELARRGIAVDVFTRSQNPHLPHIVHDLGPGGRVIHVPAGPEAPLEKARILPHLPEFVEWVRRFAEREGLTYDVIHSHYWLSGLAALSLRAAWRAPVIHMFHTLGRMKNRVARRPEEQEPPQRLEAERRIVQEVDRLVAATPVEKAQLVWLYGATPSHISVIPPGVDLERFRPLPKEEARRVLGFPPDRRYVLFVGRIEPLKGLETLMRAVAILAQECPTWTRDFAVVIIGGDPDAPADAEMHRLQQLREDLGVSDLVTFLGAKAQETLPYYYNAADVVVMPSDYESFGLVALEAMACGTPVIASEVGGLVYLVRHGETGLRVPRRQPIALARALDRLLRDEGLRRRMGESGRRWAQEFAWPLIADRILGLYQEVLKAHRARSQRLICYRRGPAWAG
- a CDS encoding class I SAM-dependent methyltransferase; translation: MGERGLRVIREFQSYYDDLNGVRRAIVQRIPIAPGERWLDVGTGDGWFALEIEKAGSPGMVVGIDLARCEVELARQHARDLSSRSSAFVQMDAYRLAFPSETFDGVGTFLALQDICLDLPSLHRFFGEIRRVLKPGGWLALATTTPEDAETPSQRLALEIYQYIRAGFFTKAEIRAALERMGFQVEQVEFYPTGVNLDPDEAKAFIQFECDWLERAYGWRNKPDWRAVWARFEPRIRELGGLEVDAKVTFFLARKARSPEPLRAAPVSASAEVHA
- a CDS encoding aspartate ammonia-lyase translates to MEAFRIERDSLGEVRVPAHALWGAQTQRAIENFPISGIRFHRDFIRALGLIKYCAARVNRDLGLLDERRANAIMQAAREVIEGKLDDHFPLDIFQTGSGTSTNMNANEVIANRAIQILGGAIGSKEVHPNDHVNLGQSSNDVIPAAIHISAYLAVHERLLPALRHLHEVLADKAREFDDIVKTGRTHLMDAMPVRLGQEFSGYASQIEHGIRRIEAALPHMAELALGGTAVGTGINTHPEFGQRIAAALREETGLPFREAENHFEAQAAQDAAVELSGQLKTVAVSLYKIANDLRWMNSGPQAGLAEIRLPALQPGSSIMPGKINPVIPEAVMMVCMQVMGNDVVINMAGASGNFELNVALPVIAHNLLQSIHILASAATVLADKCICGIVPNREHMETLVHKNAILATALTPYIGYDRAAEVVKKAMAENRTIREVVLEMGLMPPEKLDEVLDVRKMTEGGFVAGMSGGG